In Hymenobacter gelipurpurascens, one DNA window encodes the following:
- a CDS encoding YciE/YciF ferroxidase family protein: MGIFSDKLTTLDDLLHEQLRDLYSAENQLVKALPDMADAAQDARLKQAFQTHLQETKNQVARLEQIGRELNLDLDGHTCKAMEGLLKEGKDMIHEDATAEVKDAGLIASAQRVEHYEIAGYGTAAHYAERTGHAQAATLLRQTLAEEQSTDTKLNDLAKSSINQKAL, from the coding sequence ATGGGAATCTTCTCGGATAAGCTTACGACCCTCGACGACCTGCTGCACGAGCAACTACGCGACCTATACAGCGCCGAAAACCAGTTGGTGAAGGCCTTGCCGGATATGGCCGATGCTGCGCAGGATGCCCGCCTGAAGCAAGCCTTTCAGACCCATTTGCAGGAAACGAAGAACCAGGTAGCCCGCCTGGAGCAGATTGGCCGCGAGCTGAATCTGGACCTGGATGGGCACACCTGCAAAGCCATGGAAGGGCTGCTGAAAGAAGGCAAAGACATGATTCATGAGGATGCCACGGCCGAGGTGAAAGACGCCGGCCTGATTGCCTCAGCCCAGCGGGTAGAGCACTACGAAATAGCCGGCTACGGCACGGCAGCGCATTATGCTGAGCGCACCGGTCATGCCCAGGCCGCCACCCTGCTCCGGCAAACGCTGGCCGAAGAGCAAAGCACCGACACCAAGCTTAACGACCTAGCTAAAAGCTCAATTAACCAGAAAGCACTATAG
- a CDS encoding efflux RND transporter periplasmic adaptor subunit, producing MQTQEREPQLATTEMDTPRSGGAGRRILWLIITLAVLAALVFIKMKYFPSQSAEKGGGGKGAAGGGKGGPGAAGAKGGAGGGQKLPVQVYVVKATNLSDQVAATGSILAEESVVIKSEISGKITNLNIREGQPVRKGQLLFSINADEIQSNLRKQEYNIKLFRDQERRQRTLLDKEYISAQEYEQANNQLLTAQADLQTLRASLAKAYVRAPFDGVLGLTTATVGTYVSPGAEITTLSKVKPVKISFTVPSRFANLVKTNDQITITDEASNKKFQANVYALDPQIDPVSRTQTVRARYANTNNELRPGAFVKVNLQLGESTDALQVPTESVIPEAAGYSVYTVKSGKMVPKKVKIGVRSAKLIQITDGLAVGDTVLRTGILQVKPGDAVKIVK from the coding sequence ATGCAAACCCAAGAACGCGAACCACAACTAGCTACTACCGAAATGGATACACCTCGCTCCGGTGGTGCTGGTCGGCGGATACTTTGGCTAATTATTACCCTGGCCGTATTAGCGGCCCTGGTTTTCATTAAGATGAAGTATTTCCCTTCCCAAAGCGCGGAGAAAGGTGGCGGCGGCAAAGGGGCAGCCGGCGGTGGCAAAGGAGGCCCGGGCGCAGCTGGTGCAAAGGGCGGCGCAGGAGGTGGCCAGAAACTGCCGGTACAGGTGTATGTGGTGAAGGCCACCAACCTCTCGGATCAAGTGGCGGCCACCGGCTCCATTCTGGCCGAAGAATCGGTAGTCATCAAGAGCGAAATCTCGGGCAAGATTACCAACCTCAATATCCGGGAAGGCCAGCCGGTGCGGAAAGGGCAACTGCTGTTTTCCATCAACGCCGACGAGATACAGTCGAACCTGCGCAAGCAGGAGTACAACATCAAGCTTTTCCGCGACCAGGAGCGTCGCCAGCGTACTCTGCTGGACAAGGAGTACATCAGTGCCCAGGAGTACGAGCAGGCCAACAACCAACTGCTCACGGCCCAAGCCGATTTGCAGACCTTGCGCGCTTCTTTGGCCAAAGCCTACGTGCGGGCTCCTTTCGATGGTGTGCTGGGCCTAACCACCGCTACTGTGGGCACCTACGTGAGCCCGGGGGCTGAAATCACTACGCTGTCCAAAGTAAAGCCAGTGAAAATCAGCTTTACGGTTCCCAGCCGCTTTGCCAATCTGGTAAAGACCAACGACCAGATTACCATCACCGATGAGGCTTCCAACAAGAAGTTTCAGGCGAATGTATATGCTCTTGACCCGCAGATTGACCCGGTAAGCCGGACCCAAACGGTGCGGGCCCGCTACGCCAATACCAACAATGAGCTACGCCCCGGTGCCTTCGTGAAGGTGAACCTGCAGTTGGGAGAATCGACGGATGCCTTACAGGTGCCTACGGAATCAGTAATACCAGAGGCCGCCGGCTACAGCGTGTACACCGTGAAAAGTGGCAAGATGGTACCGAAGAAAGTGAAGATTGGGGTTCGCTCGGCGAAGCTGATTCAGATTACGGATGGCCTAGCCGTGGGTGATACCGTTCTACGGACCGGTATTCTGCAGGTGAAGCCCGGGGACGCAGTGAAAATCGTTAAGTAA
- a CDS encoding response regulator, translating into MSTPMIHLAVVDDHILFRKGLSALISGFPNMEVLFEAGDGQEALERLDQGLVPDVVLMDLQMPVLDGLQTVRLLRVQYPQVRTIIISMHDEPELIDSLRAEGAHGYLLKNASPEEVHRAILSVLGQDTPASRIISARF; encoded by the coding sequence ATGAGCACACCTATGATTCATCTGGCCGTAGTTGACGACCACATCCTGTTTCGCAAAGGCTTGAGTGCCCTCATTAGCGGCTTTCCTAATATGGAGGTTCTCTTCGAGGCCGGCGACGGCCAGGAGGCCCTCGAACGCCTCGACCAGGGCCTCGTGCCCGACGTGGTACTCATGGACCTGCAAATGCCCGTGCTCGATGGTCTCCAGACCGTGCGCCTGTTGCGGGTGCAATATCCGCAGGTGCGTACCATCATCATCTCCATGCACGATGAGCCCGAGCTTATTGACAGCCTGCGCGCCGAAGGCGCCCACGGCTACCTGCTCAAAAACGCCAGCCCCGAGGAAGTACACCGCGCTATTCTGAGCGTGCTAGGCCAGGATACTCCCGCTTCGCGCATCATTTCGGCGCGGTTCTAG
- a CDS encoding efflux RND transporter permease subunit, translating into MSLSSTSINRPVLAIVMSLVIVIFGVIGFRYLSIREYPSVDPPIITVSASYTGASADVMQGQVTEPLEEALNGIQGIKNLTSNSRDGRTQITVEFDLDADLETAANDVRDKVSGAQGRLPRDIDPPVVSKANADSQPIVMTYLSSDRRNLLELTDYANNTLKERLQTIPGVSEIRVYGERKYSMRLWLDPVKLSALGVSPVDVQAALTRENVELPSGAVQGEATQLTLRTMGRLTTIEDFNNLIIRQDESSLVRLSDIGYAELYPENDQTIFKVNGVPMVGLAVIPQPGSNQIDIADEFNKRIELYGKDLPKDLVLKPGFDNSVFIRKSINEVEHTIIEAFVLVVIIIFLFLRDWRSTIIPVVAIPVSLVGIFFVMYLMDFSINVLTLLAIVLAIGLVVDDAIVVLENIYSRIEEGEDPKTAAIKGSEEILMAVISTTIVLAAVFLPVVFLTGITGRLFREFGIVVAGSVLISAFVSLTLTPMMCSVLLKREEKHNWFYRKTEPFFVKMISAYQDSLETFLRNRWLAWVVVVGTGVGIWFFMKTIPSELAPVEDRSRVNINATGPEGASFEFMDAYMADLTKLAMDSAGPKNLSSVFAVTSPGFGGGSNSGTARVLLLDADKRPLEQPVIADKLSAGVKKLTAARTSVSQDQSIGGGGGGLPVQFVIQTQDFDKLRTAVPKFLDAARQDPTFQFVDVNLKFNKPELRVNIDREKAQSLGVSVQSISQTLQSGLSGQRYGYFIREGKQYQIIGQVAREDRSQPLDVRLLSVKNANGELIQLDNVIRLEESSTPPQLYRFNRYNSATFSASLAPGRTLGDGIAAMQAIADKNLDDTFSTELSGASRDFQESSSSLVFAFGLALVLIYLVLAAQFESFRDPVIIMVTVPLALSGALLSLWYFNQTLNLFSQIGIIMLVGLVTKNGILIVEFANQQVENGKDYMTGLIEGATARFRPILMTSLCAILGILPIAVASGAGALSRRAMGIGVVGGLLFATALTLYVVPVMYSYFATAKKHKHPAKEEEEKKAVLA; encoded by the coding sequence ATGAGCTTATCCTCCACCAGTATAAATCGGCCAGTGCTTGCCATTGTGATGAGCCTGGTCATCGTGATTTTCGGGGTGATTGGGTTTCGTTACCTAAGCATTCGGGAATATCCGAGCGTTGACCCGCCCATCATTACCGTATCGGCCAGCTATACCGGCGCCTCCGCCGATGTAATGCAGGGACAGGTAACGGAGCCGCTGGAAGAAGCCCTGAACGGTATCCAGGGCATCAAGAACCTGACCTCGAACAGCCGCGACGGCCGCACGCAGATTACGGTTGAGTTTGACCTCGACGCCGACCTGGAAACGGCCGCCAACGACGTGCGCGACAAGGTTTCGGGGGCGCAAGGCCGCCTCCCGCGCGACATTGACCCACCGGTAGTGAGCAAGGCCAACGCGGACTCGCAGCCGATTGTGATGACCTACCTGAGCAGCGACCGGCGCAACCTGCTGGAGCTGACGGACTACGCCAACAATACCCTTAAGGAGCGCCTCCAGACTATTCCGGGTGTTTCGGAGATTCGGGTATATGGCGAGCGGAAGTACTCCATGCGCCTTTGGCTAGACCCCGTGAAACTATCTGCCCTAGGCGTGTCGCCGGTAGATGTGCAGGCCGCCCTGACCCGGGAGAACGTAGAGCTGCCCAGTGGGGCCGTGCAAGGAGAAGCCACCCAGCTTACCCTACGCACCATGGGCCGCCTGACAACTATCGAAGACTTTAATAACCTGATTATTCGTCAGGATGAGTCGTCTCTGGTCCGGCTGTCTGACATCGGCTACGCGGAGCTTTACCCCGAAAACGACCAGACCATCTTCAAGGTGAACGGCGTGCCCATGGTAGGCCTAGCGGTAATTCCGCAGCCGGGCTCCAACCAGATTGACATTGCCGACGAGTTCAACAAGCGCATCGAACTCTACGGCAAAGACCTTCCGAAAGACTTGGTGCTAAAGCCCGGTTTCGATAACTCGGTCTTTATCCGCAAATCCATCAATGAGGTAGAGCATACCATCATTGAGGCCTTTGTGCTCGTGGTTATCATCATCTTCCTGTTCCTGCGCGACTGGCGTTCTACCATTATTCCGGTAGTAGCTATTCCGGTGTCGTTGGTGGGTATCTTCTTCGTGATGTACCTGATGGACTTCTCCATCAATGTGCTCACGCTGCTGGCTATTGTGCTAGCTATTGGCCTGGTGGTGGACGACGCTATTGTGGTACTGGAGAATATTTACTCTCGGATTGAAGAAGGCGAGGACCCCAAAACGGCGGCTATCAAAGGCTCGGAAGAGATTCTGATGGCCGTTATTAGTACCACTATTGTACTGGCGGCGGTGTTCCTGCCGGTGGTTTTCCTGACGGGTATCACCGGTCGTCTGTTCCGGGAGTTTGGTATTGTAGTAGCCGGCTCTGTCTTGATTTCGGCCTTCGTATCCCTGACCCTGACGCCCATGATGTGCAGCGTGCTGCTCAAGCGGGAGGAAAAGCACAACTGGTTCTACCGCAAAACAGAACCCTTCTTCGTGAAGATGATTAGCGCTTACCAGGACAGCCTGGAAACCTTCCTGCGCAACCGCTGGCTGGCCTGGGTGGTGGTGGTAGGCACGGGAGTAGGCATCTGGTTCTTCATGAAGACCATTCCCTCGGAGTTGGCGCCTGTGGAAGACCGTAGCCGCGTGAATATCAACGCCACTGGCCCGGAAGGTGCTTCCTTTGAGTTTATGGATGCCTATATGGCTGATCTTACCAAACTGGCGATGGATAGTGCCGGTCCCAAAAACCTGAGCAGTGTGTTTGCCGTGACGTCGCCGGGCTTTGGCGGTGGCTCCAACTCCGGTACGGCCCGTGTGCTGCTCCTGGATGCGGATAAGCGTCCCCTGGAACAGCCGGTGATAGCCGACAAGCTAAGCGCCGGAGTAAAAAAGCTGACGGCGGCCCGTACTTCTGTTTCGCAAGACCAGAGTATCGGCGGTGGCGGCGGTGGCCTACCAGTGCAGTTTGTTATTCAGACCCAGGATTTTGATAAGCTGCGCACGGCCGTTCCCAAGTTCTTGGATGCCGCCCGCCAGGACCCCACGTTCCAGTTTGTGGACGTAAACCTGAAGTTCAACAAGCCTGAGCTACGCGTAAATATTGACCGGGAAAAGGCGCAAAGCCTGGGCGTTTCGGTGCAAAGCATCAGCCAGACGCTGCAGTCGGGCCTTAGCGGGCAGCGCTACGGATACTTCATCCGGGAAGGCAAACAGTACCAGATTATCGGGCAGGTAGCCCGCGAAGACCGCAGCCAGCCCCTAGACGTGCGCTTGCTCTCGGTGAAGAATGCCAACGGCGAGCTTATCCAGCTCGATAACGTAATCCGACTGGAGGAAAGCAGCACGCCGCCCCAGCTCTACCGCTTCAACCGCTACAACTCGGCTACCTTCTCCGCTTCTCTGGCTCCCGGCCGCACCCTCGGTGATGGTATTGCGGCCATGCAGGCCATTGCCGACAAAAACCTTGACGATACGTTCTCCACCGAACTATCCGGCGCCTCGCGCGACTTCCAGGAGAGTTCCTCATCGTTGGTGTTTGCCTTTGGCCTGGCACTGGTACTGATTTACCTGGTACTGGCCGCGCAGTTTGAAAGCTTCCGCGACCCGGTTATTATTATGGTGACGGTGCCGCTGGCACTGTCGGGCGCGCTGCTGAGCTTGTGGTACTTCAACCAGACGCTCAACCTGTTCTCTCAGATTGGTATTATCATGCTCGTAGGCCTGGTTACCAAAAACGGTATTCTCATTGTGGAGTTTGCCAACCAGCAGGTAGAGAACGGGAAAGACTACATGACCGGACTGATTGAGGGGGCTACTGCCCGCTTCCGCCCGATTCTTATGACCTCGCTTTGCGCCATTCTGGGTATTCTGCCCATTGCAGTTGCTTCCGGCGCTGGCGCCCTTAGCCGGCGGGCCATGGGTATTGGGGTAGTTGGCGGCCTGCTCTTTGCCACCGCCCTTACGCTGTATGTGGTGCCCGTGATGTACTCGTACTTCGCTACCGCTAAAAAGCATAAGCACCCCGCTAAAGAGGAGGAAGAAAAGAAAGCGGTACTGGCCTAG
- a CDS encoding zinc dependent phospholipase C family protein, which produces MFRVLLVFLLALPFSSFGYSVLSHQANIDSTWKRCLMPMLQKRYPGATEEQLIEAKSYAYGGSIIQDMGFYPFGSELFTNLTHYVRSGDFVRNLLNEAHNRNEYAFALGSLSHYTADVVGHPEGTNKAMPSVYPELQQKFGNNITYEEAPIQHTQLEFAFDVVQLAAGRYRTADYQRFIGFQVSKPVLERAFQKTYGLELGKVIFNVDLAIGSFRFAVRSLIPIASRAAWQSQKKDIRRLSPRARRREYVFKQSEQEYQEMYGTDYETPGTGARVLSYFVRVLPKIGPLKPFAFKLPTPEAQKLFLASFLEVRDQYCKYVEKEPTDTTVVSTQVLPNTDFDTGRPTVVGEYKLTDEAYGELLRKLAANKFEGITPPLQQNIISFFGPAPKAPVNEDEKKAKTREETLQALAQLRELRLQ; this is translated from the coding sequence ATGTTTCGTGTTTTACTAGTTTTTCTGCTGGCACTGCCGTTTTCTTCCTTCGGCTATTCCGTTCTCTCGCACCAAGCCAACATCGACTCTACCTGGAAGCGCTGCCTGATGCCGATGCTGCAGAAGCGCTACCCTGGTGCCACCGAAGAACAGCTGATCGAGGCCAAAAGCTACGCCTACGGTGGCTCCATCATTCAGGATATGGGGTTTTATCCGTTCGGCTCGGAGCTGTTCACCAACCTTACGCACTACGTCCGATCTGGTGATTTTGTGCGCAACCTGCTCAATGAGGCCCACAACCGCAACGAGTATGCCTTTGCGCTTGGCAGCCTTTCGCACTACACGGCCGATGTGGTAGGCCACCCCGAAGGCACTAATAAGGCAATGCCCTCCGTGTATCCGGAGCTGCAGCAGAAATTCGGCAACAACATTACCTACGAGGAGGCACCCATTCAGCACACGCAATTAGAGTTTGCTTTCGATGTGGTTCAACTAGCCGCCGGCCGCTACCGCACAGCCGATTATCAGCGCTTTATCGGGTTTCAGGTGAGCAAACCGGTGCTGGAGCGGGCGTTCCAGAAAACGTACGGCCTGGAGTTGGGGAAAGTAATCTTCAATGTCGATCTGGCTATCGGCTCTTTCCGCTTCGCGGTACGCTCGCTCATTCCCATTGCTAGTCGTGCTGCTTGGCAGTCGCAGAAAAAGGACATTCGGCGCCTAAGCCCGCGTGCCCGCCGTCGGGAATACGTATTTAAACAGAGTGAGCAGGAGTACCAGGAAATGTATGGCACCGATTATGAGACGCCCGGAACGGGGGCCCGCGTACTGTCCTACTTCGTGCGTGTATTACCCAAAATCGGCCCGCTAAAGCCTTTTGCTTTCAAATTGCCCACGCCCGAAGCCCAGAAGCTTTTTCTCGCAAGCTTCCTGGAGGTGCGCGACCAATACTGCAAATACGTAGAGAAAGAGCCCACCGATACGACTGTAGTATCAACGCAAGTATTGCCGAACACAGATTTCGATACGGGCCGCCCGACCGTTGTGGGCGAATATAAACTCACTGATGAAGCATACGGCGAACTGCTCCGTAAGCTGGCCGCCAACAAGTTTGAAGGCATCACGCCTCCCTTGCAGCAGAATATCATCTCCTTTTTTGGCCCGGCCCCAAAGGCTCCGGTAAATGAGGACGAAAAAAAGGCCAAGACCCGCGAAGAAACCCTGCAAGCCCTGGCGCAACTGCGGGAGCTTCGGCTGCAGTAA
- a CDS encoding MGMT family protein has translation MKTLADPSGTQRNFFQDVHEVVRLIPAGRVSTYGAIAHYLGARHGARMVGYALIAAAPSLGLEQVPAQRVVNRNGLLTGRHHFATPTAMQEALEAEGVRVQDDQVVEFKKLFWDPTTELM, from the coding sequence ATGAAAACTCTCGCTGACCCCTCCGGAACGCAACGTAATTTCTTTCAGGATGTGCACGAGGTGGTGCGTCTTATTCCGGCGGGCCGTGTGAGTACGTACGGAGCTATTGCGCACTACCTGGGGGCTAGGCACGGAGCCCGTATGGTGGGCTACGCCCTGATAGCCGCCGCTCCCTCGCTAGGCCTGGAGCAAGTGCCGGCCCAGCGCGTGGTAAACCGCAACGGGCTACTAACCGGCCGCCACCATTTTGCCACGCCCACCGCCATGCAGGAGGCCCTGGAAGCCGAAGGCGTGCGCGTGCAGGACGACCAGGTGGTGGAATTCAAGAAGCTTTTCTGGGACCCCACCACAGAATTGATGTAG
- a CDS encoding TolC family protein, with protein MRFSLRRFSALPVWLLLASPFAAYAQQPVLPSRQPAQQPQAKPQTQKPETVPTAPRLTLAEAIRIGLENNYDVRLARQDVRVAENNVTRGNAGQLPVVNGNASRTFNINNTRQQREQSKPVVINGGRANALNANVAGTWTIFDGLGMFIAYDRLKTLDQSQQQLTRATVEETAANITDAYFVVVREAGKITSIEEALKIGQARIDLTQARVDVGVSAKVEVLTARVDYNADRSLLIQQQEALQTAKINLNTLLGRTPGIDFLPADSIVVATTLNHDEVLAAVKQNNPRLQQARLGTEIATYDRRLIRASRFPQLGLTGGYGLTRNINNAFLINTATGSVLGSNVNRVFGPSYGLTASIPIFDGFNRNRLEQNARIAEVQSQLALDQTQLQLDAQAEQAYAQYQNRLQLLELEEANILLARENVAITLERYRLGLLTPLALREAQRTQLDAEVRLLDIRYQAKQAEIVLRRLSSGLVLDGTPR; from the coding sequence ATGCGTTTTTCGCTCCGTCGCTTTTCTGCTCTTCCCGTTTGGCTATTGCTGGCGTCGCCCTTTGCCGCCTACGCCCAGCAGCCCGTTCTGCCCTCCCGACAACCGGCCCAGCAACCCCAGGCAAAGCCCCAGACGCAGAAACCCGAAACCGTACCGACGGCGCCTCGCCTCACGCTGGCGGAAGCCATCCGTATCGGGCTGGAAAACAACTACGATGTTCGTCTTGCCCGCCAGGATGTGCGCGTAGCGGAGAACAACGTGACGCGCGGCAACGCCGGGCAGTTGCCGGTAGTGAACGGCAACGCGAGCCGCACCTTCAACATCAACAACACCCGCCAGCAGCGCGAGCAATCGAAACCCGTGGTCATCAATGGTGGCCGGGCCAATGCGCTCAACGCCAACGTAGCCGGTACCTGGACCATCTTCGATGGCCTTGGGATGTTTATTGCCTATGACCGGCTGAAAACCCTCGACCAAAGTCAGCAGCAGCTCACGCGTGCGACGGTGGAAGAAACCGCCGCCAACATCACCGATGCCTATTTTGTGGTGGTGCGGGAGGCAGGCAAAATCACTTCTATTGAGGAAGCGCTGAAAATCGGGCAGGCCCGCATCGATCTGACGCAGGCCCGCGTAGATGTAGGCGTATCGGCCAAAGTGGAAGTACTCACGGCCCGCGTAGATTACAACGCCGACCGTTCTCTGCTGATTCAGCAGCAGGAAGCCCTGCAAACCGCCAAGATCAACCTGAACACGCTGCTGGGCCGCACGCCCGGCATCGACTTTCTGCCCGCCGATTCTATTGTAGTTGCTACCACACTGAACCATGATGAGGTGCTGGCGGCCGTGAAGCAGAACAACCCACGTCTGCAGCAGGCCCGCCTGGGCACCGAAATTGCCACCTACGACCGGCGCCTGATTCGGGCGAGCCGTTTCCCACAGCTCGGCCTGACGGGCGGCTACGGCCTGACGCGCAACATCAACAATGCCTTCCTGATTAACACGGCCACGGGTAGTGTACTGGGCTCCAACGTGAACCGGGTATTTGGTCCCTCGTATGGCCTCACGGCTTCCATCCCGATATTCGACGGCTTTAACCGCAACCGACTGGAGCAAAATGCCCGCATTGCCGAAGTGCAAAGCCAGCTAGCCCTCGACCAGACCCAACTACAGCTGGATGCCCAGGCCGAACAGGCCTACGCCCAGTACCAGAACCGTTTGCAGTTGCTGGAGCTGGAAGAAGCCAACATCCTGCTGGCCCGCGAAAACGTGGCCATCACACTGGAGCGCTACCGGCTTGGTCTGCTCACGCCCCTGGCCCTGCGCGAAGCCCAGCGCACCCAGCTCGACGCCGAAGTGCGCCTGCTGGATATCCGCTACCAAGCCAAGCAGGCCGAAATTGTGCTGCGCCGCCTTAGCAGTGGCCTAGTGCTGGATGGAACGCCCCGCTAG